From Spirosoma aerolatum, one genomic window encodes:
- the ftsA gene encoding cell division protein FtsA, which translates to MTKTGMDEKIVVGLDIGSTKVCAVAGRLIRNNKEQETLEVLGVGETNLTDGVAKGSVVNVNNTVNAIRRAIHEASNQSNLDIHLVNVSFSGSHVTSVKSSGSITRSSSGDEVQVEDIDHLLNDMYRTSIPADKEIIHVLPMDFVVDTETNINQPVGRNGVKLGADFQLITAQANAARNIRKCITRNNLAQDTMMLSALASGLAVLTDEEKYAGVALVDIGGGTTEMAIYYRNVLRHVAVFPWAGNSLTSDIQAGCKILPNQAELLKKKFGNANPGEYNLNEVVAVPGLSNRKPKDVLLKNVAVIIEDRLREIAALVQAEIIRSGYDGKLLGGIVLTGGSALIPGVEQIFGRVTGIEEVRVGYPEHLEPNGRADLVGDPAHATAVGLVWAGYKTIDNRISFITDPNRLFKEDENQPIHTHNGTTGGHGSTNGHTTTGGYGTSHGGRVTQKVPDKTPDPEPSKDEGGLIGWLRKLTRPIRGNETDPY; encoded by the coding sequence CCAAAGTATGCGCCGTGGCTGGGCGGTTGATACGGAATAATAAAGAACAGGAAACGCTCGAAGTGCTGGGCGTAGGCGAAACAAATCTGACTGATGGTGTAGCCAAAGGGTCGGTTGTTAATGTCAATAATACGGTCAATGCTATTCGGAGAGCCATTCATGAGGCTTCTAATCAATCGAATCTCGACATTCATTTAGTCAACGTTAGCTTTAGTGGGTCTCATGTTACTTCGGTAAAATCAAGTGGTAGTATTACCCGATCGTCTTCGGGCGATGAAGTACAGGTTGAAGACATCGATCATCTGCTGAACGATATGTACCGCACGTCCATTCCGGCCGACAAGGAAATTATCCATGTGCTGCCGATGGATTTTGTGGTCGATACCGAAACGAATATCAACCAGCCCGTTGGCCGGAATGGCGTAAAGCTTGGTGCTGATTTTCAACTTATTACGGCCCAGGCCAATGCAGCCCGCAACATTCGCAAATGCATTACCCGCAATAACCTGGCGCAGGATACCATGATGCTTTCGGCACTGGCATCGGGCTTGGCTGTACTTACCGACGAAGAGAAATATGCCGGTGTTGCCCTGGTTGATATTGGCGGTGGAACCACCGAAATGGCAATCTACTACCGAAACGTGCTACGTCATGTGGCTGTCTTTCCGTGGGCTGGCAACAGTCTGACGTCGGATATTCAGGCAGGCTGTAAAATTCTGCCTAATCAGGCCGAATTATTGAAAAAGAAATTTGGGAATGCAAACCCTGGCGAGTACAACCTGAATGAGGTTGTAGCCGTACCTGGCTTAAGTAATCGCAAACCGAAAGATGTACTACTGAAAAATGTTGCCGTCATCATTGAGGATCGGCTACGCGAAATAGCCGCCCTGGTACAGGCCGAAATTATTCGTTCAGGCTATGATGGCAAACTCCTGGGAGGTATCGTATTAACTGGTGGGTCTGCATTGATTCCAGGTGTAGAGCAAATTTTTGGACGGGTAACGGGCATTGAAGAAGTACGCGTAGGGTATCCCGAACATCTTGAACCGAACGGAAGGGCCGATCTGGTAGGCGATCCAGCACATGCCACTGCTGTAGGGCTGGTTTGGGCTGGTTATAAAACTATCGATAACCGCATCTCCTTCATCACTGACCCTAATCGGCTGTTTAAAGAGGACGAGAATCAGCCGATTCACACCCATAACGGAACAACAGGTGGGCATGGAAGTACTAACGGGCATACGACAACAGGCGGTTACGGTACGTCGCATGGTGGACGAGTTACCCAGAAAGTACCCGATAAAACACCTGACCCCGAACCGTCTAAAGACGAAGGGGGTTTGATTGGCTGGTTACGAAAACTAACCCGCCCAATCAGAGGCAACGAAACCGATCCTTATTAA
- the ftsZ gene encoding cell division protein FtsZ, whose amino-acid sequence MNTQGYRFEMPDDNPVIIKVVGVGGMGGNAVKHMDKMKMQDVSFAVCNTDRQALMSNPVKTKLQLGDGLGAGTESKAGEDAARASIEEIENLLAPPTKMVFITAGMGGGTGTGAAPVVAEVARKMGLLTVAVVTAPYWYEGTDKKEQARVGIERLKDSCDTVLVVLNDKLAELYSELTWTEAYAHADDVLANAVKSIAEIITTQGDINADFADVKKVLEGAGQSVMGSAEAAGEDRAIRAIEAALNSPLLNDHDIRGAKRILLTISSSKDHAMKLKEQMAISEHVARKIQSEAKMFKFGAITDENLGEKLRVTIIAAGFDGTGDLLDKLGNPAGVVSADAAEQDKKLDTTSSDDTSKNPEALVGDQPDGIGHQDATEKEELVLAGSDDDDTDPVPTGNSKSDEIHTPTVGYNGGTTIVRPDPPVFVDPFKDDSDVDILELDEERPDDTDLIKRMVEAFVKGQYLASDLDRPAFERNKTVLYSIPLLAEQDFVRSKLND is encoded by the coding sequence ATGAATACTCAAGGCTATAGATTCGAAATGCCAGACGACAACCCGGTTATTATCAAGGTTGTTGGGGTGGGCGGCATGGGCGGAAATGCCGTCAAGCACATGGATAAAATGAAAATGCAGGATGTCAGTTTTGCTGTTTGCAATACAGACCGCCAGGCACTCATGAGTAATCCTGTGAAAACGAAGCTGCAATTGGGCGACGGACTGGGTGCGGGTACGGAATCGAAAGCGGGTGAAGATGCCGCCCGTGCCAGTATCGAAGAAATTGAGAATTTGCTGGCACCACCGACCAAAATGGTATTCATTACCGCTGGTATGGGCGGTGGTACAGGCACAGGTGCAGCTCCAGTAGTTGCGGAAGTAGCCCGAAAAATGGGCTTACTGACTGTAGCTGTCGTTACGGCTCCTTACTGGTACGAAGGTACCGATAAAAAAGAGCAGGCACGCGTCGGTATTGAACGGCTAAAAGATAGCTGTGATACCGTACTTGTTGTTTTGAATGACAAGTTGGCTGAGCTGTATAGCGAACTTACCTGGACCGAAGCCTATGCCCATGCCGATGATGTGCTCGCGAATGCGGTAAAAAGCATCGCCGAAATTATCACGACTCAGGGTGATATTAATGCTGACTTTGCCGACGTAAAGAAAGTGTTGGAGGGAGCCGGTCAGTCGGTAATGGGTTCAGCCGAAGCCGCTGGCGAAGATCGAGCCATCCGCGCTATTGAAGCGGCCTTGAACTCTCCGCTTCTGAATGACCATGATATTCGCGGTGCCAAACGAATTCTGCTAACCATTTCGTCGAGTAAGGATCATGCCATGAAACTGAAAGAGCAAATGGCCATTTCCGAACACGTTGCCCGGAAAATCCAAAGCGAAGCCAAGATGTTTAAGTTTGGGGCTATTACCGACGAAAATCTTGGCGAAAAGCTACGGGTAACAATCATTGCAGCTGGCTTCGACGGAACAGGTGATTTACTAGATAAACTTGGCAACCCGGCAGGCGTAGTTTCAGCCGATGCGGCTGAACAGGACAAAAAGCTTGATACAACCAGTTCCGATGATACCAGTAAAAATCCAGAAGCGCTTGTAGGCGATCAGCCAGATGGAATTGGACATCAGGATGCTACTGAAAAAGAAGAGCTGGTACTGGCAGGCAGCGATGATGACGATACTGATCCTGTCCCTACAGGGAATTCGAAATCCGATGAGATTCATACGCCAACGGTCGGTTATAACGGAGGTACCACCATTGTTCGCCCAGACCCGCCTGTGTTTGTCGATCCTTTCAAAGACGATTCGGACGTTGACATTCTGGAACTGGATGAAGAACGGCCCGACGATACCGATTTAATCAAACGAATGGTAGAGGCTTTTGTGAAAGGACAGTACTTAGCTAGCGACCTGGACCGGCCAGCGTTCGAGCGGAATAAAACGGTTCTTTACTCGATCCCTTTACTGGCTGAACAGGATTTCGTTCGCTCAAAACTAAACGACTAG
- a CDS encoding DNA alkylation repair protein, giving the protein MEITYTTVKNELLALAQPERAILVARFFKTAPGQYGEGDQFLGLSMPKQHEIAKRFKALTLSETERLIRDPYHECRMVGLLIWVEQVKKAGPVQRTEIIERYLANRKYINNWDLVDVTCPHIVGQPLLQDDRSILYDLAHEDHLWSQRIAIVSTLALIRKGQFSDTFAIAEILLSHKHDLIHKAIGWMLREVGKRNIDALEEFLHDHVREMPRTTLRYAIERFDPTRRKYYLAL; this is encoded by the coding sequence ATGGAAATTACCTACACCACCGTAAAAAATGAACTACTGGCGCTGGCCCAGCCCGAACGGGCTATTCTGGTAGCTCGATTCTTTAAAACGGCTCCAGGGCAATATGGTGAAGGCGATCAGTTCCTAGGCTTATCGATGCCGAAACAACATGAAATCGCGAAACGATTCAAAGCGCTTACCCTATCAGAAACAGAACGTTTGATCCGCGACCCGTACCACGAATGCCGCATGGTGGGCTTATTGATTTGGGTAGAACAAGTCAAAAAAGCGGGGCCTGTTCAACGGACGGAGATTATAGAACGCTATCTGGCCAACCGGAAATACATCAACAACTGGGACCTGGTCGACGTTACTTGTCCGCATATTGTTGGCCAGCCGCTTTTACAGGATGATCGGTCGATTTTGTACGATCTGGCTCATGAAGATCATCTTTGGAGCCAGCGTATCGCTATCGTATCCACTCTGGCTCTGATTCGAAAAGGGCAGTTTAGTGATACCTTCGCTATTGCCGAAATCCTTTTATCGCACAAACACGATCTGATTCATAAAGCCATAGGCTGGATGCTACGGGAGGTGGGTAAGCGCAATATTGATGCATTGGAAGAGTTTCTCCATGATCATGTGCGCGAAATGCCACGTACCACCCTCCGCTATGCGATCGAACGCTTCGACCCCACCCGGCGCAAGTATTATCTGGCTTTGTAA
- the ffh gene encoding signal recognition particle protein: MFENLQDKLNKAIKTLKGQGRITEINVAATIKEVRRALTDADVNYKVAKDITDRIRDKALDRKVLISVEPGQLFVKIVQEELTELMGGEAQGINIKGDPAVILIAGLQGSGKTTFSGKLASYLKKQGRNVLLVAADIYRPAAIDQLKVLGEQVGVDVYAEPENKNAVAIAKNAIELARKSGKRIVIVDTAGRLAVDEAMMQEIEAVKKAIAPTETLFVVDSMTGQDAVNTAKTFNERLDFDGVVLTKLDGDARGGAALSIKTVVNKPIKFISTGEKMEALDVFYPDRMASRILGMGDVISLVERAQQAFDEEEARRINAKMRKNQFDFDDFLSQLQQIKKMGNVKDLLGMIPGMGKMIKDLDIDNDSFKPIEAIISSMTPIERQRPDMIDGSRKKRIAAGSGTSIQQVNNLLKQFDEMRKMMKKMNTMQASGKLNKMMR; the protein is encoded by the coding sequence ATGTTTGAGAATCTTCAGGATAAGCTAAATAAAGCAATCAAGACCCTTAAGGGCCAGGGCCGCATTACCGAAATCAACGTAGCGGCTACCATAAAAGAAGTTCGTCGGGCACTTACGGATGCCGATGTAAACTATAAAGTGGCTAAAGACATTACCGATCGAATTCGTGATAAAGCACTTGATCGGAAAGTGTTGATCTCGGTTGAGCCAGGCCAACTCTTCGTTAAAATTGTTCAGGAAGAACTGACCGAGTTGATGGGGGGCGAAGCACAGGGTATCAACATCAAGGGTGATCCGGCAGTGATCCTGATAGCTGGTTTACAAGGGTCAGGTAAGACAACTTTTTCGGGGAAGCTGGCTTCGTACCTGAAAAAACAGGGCCGTAATGTACTGCTGGTGGCGGCTGATATTTATCGCCCGGCGGCTATCGATCAGCTAAAAGTGCTGGGCGAACAGGTTGGTGTGGATGTATACGCGGAGCCAGAGAATAAAAACGCGGTGGCAATTGCTAAAAATGCGATTGAGCTGGCTCGAAAATCGGGTAAGCGCATTGTAATTGTCGATACGGCAGGCCGTCTGGCTGTTGACGAGGCTATGATGCAGGAGATCGAAGCCGTTAAGAAAGCGATTGCACCAACCGAAACGCTGTTTGTCGTCGACTCCATGACGGGGCAGGATGCCGTTAATACGGCCAAGACCTTCAATGAGCGGCTCGATTTTGATGGCGTTGTGTTGACCAAACTCGATGGCGATGCCCGCGGAGGAGCGGCTCTTTCGATCAAAACGGTTGTTAACAAGCCGATCAAGTTTATCAGTACGGGCGAAAAAATGGAAGCCCTCGACGTGTTCTACCCTGATCGGATGGCCAGCCGGATTCTGGGTATGGGCGACGTTATTTCGCTGGTAGAACGTGCACAGCAAGCGTTTGATGAAGAAGAGGCCCGTCGCATCAATGCCAAGATGCGGAAGAATCAGTTCGACTTCGACGATTTCCTGTCGCAGTTGCAGCAGATCAAAAAGATGGGTAACGTGAAAGACCTGCTCGGTATGATTCCGGGTATGGGCAAGATGATTAAAGACCTTGATATTGATAACGATTCGTTCAAACCGATTGAGGCTATTATCAGCTCCATGACGCCTATTGAGCGGCAGCGTCCCGATATGATCGACGGTAGCCGGAAGAAACGCATTGCGGCTGGTAGTGGCACCAGTATTCAGCAAGTTAATAATCTGCTGAAGCAGTTTGACGAAATGCGGAAGATGATGAAGAAAATGAATACTATGCAGGCATCGGGTAAACTGAACAAGATGATGCGATAG
- a CDS encoding glycerol-3-phosphate dehydrogenase/oxidase → MKRTKNWERLKQETFDICIIGAGASGAGAAFDAALRGYRVALVDRGDFASETSSRSTKLIHGGVRYLEQAIKKLDLAQLKQVRHGLAERRTVIRNAPHLAHPLAILTPVFSWFEGMYMTIGLTLYDLISGHDAFPKGKWLSRVQALEKSPKLSQKMHSAVLYYDGQFNDSRYALALAHTADEAGAVVVNYAAVTDFGRQAGRITTALVKDQITGETVEVKATVFLNCTGPFADAIRLLANPELEQRIRPSKGVHIVLPRETLDSNFAVLIPKTADGRVIFAIPFGSKVFVGTTDNDYDSLSREPLLEPDEVDYLLETVRPYLAKMPERSQIQAGFGGIRPLIVSSRADTKTLLRDHEVEYDATSGLLSLLGGKWTTYRLMAQDAIDRVGALLNKSVPSRTETAYLVGGESYRFDDWQQLQATFNLPADVCQHLMRTYGSRVSLLGTIIEHQPALGQKLVENQPYLQAEVVYQVREEMAMTLRDVLARRWRVELSDWQLTIQLAPIVARIMADELGWSASYCTDQIQAYQQLLKTFIQEAGLSTEPSEMVSA, encoded by the coding sequence ATGAAGCGGACAAAAAACTGGGAGCGGCTGAAGCAGGAAACATTCGACATTTGTATTATCGGGGCAGGCGCTAGCGGAGCAGGTGCTGCGTTCGACGCTGCGCTGAGAGGCTACCGCGTTGCGCTGGTTGACCGGGGGGATTTTGCCAGTGAAACCTCTTCCCGATCTACCAAATTGATTCATGGAGGTGTCCGTTATCTGGAGCAAGCTATCAAAAAACTTGATTTGGCTCAGTTGAAGCAGGTACGTCATGGTTTGGCCGAGCGTCGGACAGTGATTCGTAATGCGCCCCATCTGGCTCATCCGCTGGCTATTCTTACGCCCGTTTTTAGTTGGTTCGAAGGGATGTACATGACCATCGGCCTAACGCTTTATGACCTTATTTCGGGCCACGATGCATTTCCGAAAGGCAAGTGGCTGAGTCGGGTACAGGCACTGGAAAAAAGTCCAAAGCTTAGCCAGAAGATGCATAGTGCTGTGCTTTATTATGACGGTCAGTTCAACGATTCCCGCTATGCGCTGGCGTTGGCACATACTGCCGACGAAGCAGGCGCTGTGGTTGTGAACTATGCCGCCGTTACGGATTTCGGTCGGCAGGCGGGACGCATCACAACGGCCTTGGTAAAGGATCAGATTACCGGCGAAACGGTCGAGGTAAAAGCGACGGTGTTTCTGAATTGTACAGGGCCTTTTGCCGACGCGATTCGGTTATTGGCTAACCCTGAACTCGAACAACGCATCCGGCCCAGCAAGGGTGTCCATATTGTGCTTCCGCGTGAAACGCTGGACAGCAATTTTGCCGTATTAATTCCTAAAACGGCCGATGGACGTGTGATCTTTGCGATTCCGTTTGGCAGTAAAGTGTTTGTCGGGACAACCGATAACGATTACGATAGCTTATCGCGGGAGCCACTTCTGGAGCCTGATGAAGTGGATTACCTGCTGGAAACGGTTCGACCTTATCTGGCCAAAATGCCCGAGCGGTCACAGATACAGGCTGGCTTTGGTGGCATTCGCCCATTGATTGTGAGCAGTCGGGCCGATACGAAGACCTTGCTGCGCGACCATGAGGTAGAATATGATGCTACATCGGGTTTGCTCAGCCTGCTCGGTGGTAAATGGACAACCTACCGCCTGATGGCACAGGATGCTATTGACCGGGTGGGAGCGTTGTTGAACAAGTCCGTGCCGAGTCGTACTGAAACCGCTTATCTGGTCGGTGGCGAGTCTTATCGTTTCGATGACTGGCAGCAGTTACAGGCTACGTTTAACCTTCCAGCCGACGTATGTCAGCATCTGATGCGAACGTACGGAAGCCGGGTAAGTCTCCTCGGCACAATCATCGAGCATCAACCTGCGCTGGGGCAAAAATTAGTAGAAAACCAGCCCTATCTGCAAGCCGAAGTCGTTTATCAGGTACGCGAAGAAATGGCTATGACGCTTCGTGATGTACTGGCCCGTCGATGGCGCGTTGAGCTTTCTGACTGGCAGTTAACTATCCAACTCGCTCCAATCGTGGCGCGTATAATGGCCGACGAATTAGGATGGAGTGCATCGTATTGTACAGACCAAATTCAGGCTTATCAACAGCTCTTGAAAACCTTTATTCAGGAAGCCGGATTGTCGACTGAGCCTTCAGAAATGGTATCGGCTTAG
- a CDS encoding outer membrane beta-barrel protein produces the protein MKKLFLTVIAAGMTTASFCQKTFILSHQDKKGFFAASAGASVPVGRFASCSPTDGQACMAGEGFAFNVSAGYRIAGPVGLMIRGEQHRNSVNTGAMLSAISQSNSSNWTAKADNWSVMTVMAGPYVSLPMGGRFSVDARLLAGRALAVLPNTSVAGLVGRSEMSVKTTGSQSTAMAYGGGLSLRYRLGLNTAVLLNADYSQAAFTFDNVTSTTTSGTSRPESATFSSDRTVNVVSASAGIAILFGTKYRPF, from the coding sequence ATGAAAAAGCTCTTCTTAACCGTAATAGCGGCTGGAATGACTACCGCTTCCTTTTGCCAGAAGACGTTTATTTTATCGCATCAGGATAAAAAAGGTTTTTTTGCTGCATCTGCGGGTGCCAGTGTACCGGTTGGGCGGTTTGCCAGTTGCTCGCCAACCGACGGTCAGGCTTGCATGGCCGGTGAAGGTTTTGCCTTTAACGTGTCGGCCGGGTATCGGATTGCTGGCCCAGTTGGACTGATGATTCGGGGAGAGCAACATCGTAATTCGGTCAATACAGGCGCTATGCTCAGCGCAATATCACAGAGCAATTCAAGCAATTGGACTGCAAAAGCCGATAACTGGTCGGTTATGACGGTTATGGCTGGGCCTTATGTGTCATTGCCAATGGGCGGACGTTTTTCGGTCGATGCCCGTTTGTTGGCAGGCCGGGCGCTGGCGGTATTGCCCAATACATCGGTTGCCGGGCTGGTTGGGCGTTCGGAAATGTCGGTAAAGACCACGGGTTCGCAAAGTACAGCGATGGCTTATGGCGGAGGACTGTCGTTACGGTATCGACTGGGATTGAATACGGCTGTGCTACTTAACGCCGATTATAGTCAGGCTGCGTTTACGTTTGATAACGTGACATCAACTACTACCAGTGGTACGAGCCGTCCCGAAAGTGCTACGTTCAGCAGCGATCGGACGGTGAATGTGGTCAGTGCTTCGGCAGGTATCGCCATTTTGTTCGGAACGAAGTACCGTCCGTTCTAG
- the treF gene encoding alpha,alpha-trehalase TreF has translation MAPALFPQSPDVVFGNLFRDVQLGHVFADSKTFVDCVPTLSPTDLVTLYEAEKGKPGFDLSAFVHAYFVVPQKLADNYVSDTTVTTTEHINRLWNRLTRPEDVHVKGSSRVPLPHPYVVPGGRFREIFYWDSYFTMLGLKESGEAQVKLIRAMLDNFAYLIDTLGFIPNGNRTYFLSRSQPPYFSLMVNLLAKIDGNDTLKTYSKQLRREYEFWMDGQRELTDAKPVRKRVVRLSSNRLLNRYWDDTPTPRPEAYRQEIELTEEATPLGVHPEALYNHIRAACESGWDFSSRWFTDQRTLALIDTASIISVDLNCLLWQLEVTLHNAALRMGDWKMAYDDYDPLIKAREKAIQQTFWNEETGFFHDFDFVKGRQTDALTLAGAFPLFFKLATPEQASRVHDRLKADFLQAGGWVTTLSQTGQQWDWPNGWAPLQWVVYQGLINYGFTETANEGRDRWLALNDKVFRATGKMMEKYNVVDAALTTGGGEYPNQDGFGWTNGVYLAMDKERKSERVKE, from the coding sequence TTGGCACCTGCGTTGTTTCCCCAATCTCCCGATGTAGTATTTGGCAATTTGTTTCGCGATGTCCAGTTAGGTCACGTCTTTGCCGATTCTAAAACGTTTGTAGACTGTGTGCCGACGTTGTCACCAACAGATTTAGTTACTTTATACGAAGCTGAAAAAGGTAAGCCCGGCTTCGACCTGAGTGCGTTTGTTCATGCCTATTTCGTTGTTCCGCAGAAATTGGCAGATAATTACGTCAGCGATACTACCGTCACTACAACCGAACACATCAATCGACTGTGGAACCGACTTACCCGTCCCGAGGATGTGCACGTGAAAGGTAGTTCTCGGGTGCCGCTGCCACATCCGTATGTGGTGCCGGGTGGCCGTTTTCGGGAAATTTTCTATTGGGATAGCTACTTTACCATGCTAGGTCTGAAAGAATCGGGTGAAGCACAGGTCAAGTTGATCCGGGCTATGCTCGATAATTTTGCGTACCTGATCGATACCTTAGGATTCATACCCAATGGAAACCGGACATACTTTTTGAGTCGATCGCAGCCCCCCTACTTTTCCTTAATGGTCAATCTGCTGGCGAAAATTGATGGCAACGACACGCTGAAGACGTATTCAAAACAGCTTCGTCGCGAATACGAATTCTGGATGGATGGCCAGCGGGAATTGACCGACGCCAAACCTGTTCGTAAGCGAGTCGTGCGCTTATCCAGCAATCGGCTACTGAACCGGTACTGGGACGATACGCCAACACCACGGCCTGAAGCCTATCGGCAGGAAATCGAGCTAACGGAAGAAGCGACTCCTTTGGGTGTTCATCCCGAAGCGCTGTACAATCACATCCGGGCGGCCTGCGAATCGGGCTGGGATTTCAGTAGCCGCTGGTTTACGGACCAACGAACACTGGCTTTGATCGATACCGCCAGTATTATTTCCGTCGATCTAAATTGCCTGCTTTGGCAACTTGAAGTAACTCTGCATAATGCTGCTCTTCGGATGGGCGATTGGAAAATGGCCTATGATGACTATGACCCGTTGATCAAAGCGCGCGAGAAAGCCATTCAGCAAACATTCTGGAACGAGGAAACCGGCTTTTTTCACGATTTCGACTTCGTAAAAGGTCGCCAGACGGATGCGCTGACACTGGCTGGTGCCTTCCCATTATTTTTCAAGCTGGCTACCCCAGAGCAGGCCAGCCGGGTCCATGATCGCCTTAAAGCCGATTTCCTACAGGCTGGTGGTTGGGTTACTACGCTTAGTCAGACGGGCCAGCAGTGGGATTGGCCAAATGGCTGGGCACCATTGCAATGGGTTGTTTATCAGGGGCTAATTAACTATGGATTTACTGAGACCGCTAATGAAGGCCGCGATCGGTGGTTGGCCTTGAACGACAAAGTATTCCGGGCTACCGGTAAAATGATGGAAAAATATAACGTGGTCGATGCCGCTTTAACCACAGGTGGCGGTGAATACCCCAATCAGGATGGCTTCGGCTGGACGAATGGGGTGTATCTGGCAATGGATAAAGAGCGAAAGAGCGAAAGAGTGAAAGAGTGA
- a CDS encoding MFS transporter yields the protein MSHWRIKLSLLLNYFVFAILLNSVGTVILQVQNNYGVSESAASVLEAFKDLTIAIVSFLVASYITRIGYKRAMLVALGMVTLACLLMPQVPAFWTTKLLFAATGAGFALIKVSIFATIGLVTNDSNGHASFMNFLESFFMIGVLSGYFLFTLFVDDSNLKSTAWLNTYYVLAGIALLAFLLLLITPIDESRVRQEVARTLAEDLGDMLSLAIRPVVLVFIITAFTYVLMEQGIMSWLPTFNSKILNLPTSLSIQMASILAASTAAGRFLAGVMLSRVSWYWLLISCLVGAAGLVLLALPLATDVNGRTITGWGDAPIAAFIFPLIGLLIAPIYPAINSAILSSLPLRQHGPMAGLIVIFSALGGTTGSIITGHVFEAYGGQTAFYFSLVPIGLLLVLITVFSRMQKKTGYEVKQTAGMAGH from the coding sequence ATGAGCCACTGGCGTATTAAACTCTCGCTTCTTCTTAACTACTTCGTTTTTGCTATTCTTCTCAACAGTGTTGGTACAGTCATTTTGCAGGTTCAGAACAACTATGGGGTGTCGGAATCAGCCGCCAGTGTGCTCGAAGCATTTAAGGATTTAACCATTGCTATCGTCTCCTTTCTGGTTGCTTCCTACATCACACGGATCGGCTATAAACGAGCGATGCTGGTTGCGCTGGGTATGGTTACGCTGGCTTGCCTGCTGATGCCGCAGGTTCCGGCTTTCTGGACAACTAAGCTACTTTTTGCGGCAACCGGAGCGGGCTTTGCGCTCATCAAAGTATCGATCTTTGCTACCATTGGCCTGGTTACCAACGACTCAAACGGGCACGCCAGTTTCATGAATTTTCTGGAATCCTTTTTCATGATTGGCGTATTATCAGGCTATTTTCTATTCACTCTTTTTGTCGACGACTCCAACTTAAAGTCAACGGCTTGGCTGAATACCTATTATGTGCTGGCCGGAATTGCCTTACTGGCCTTTTTACTGCTTCTGATTACCCCGATTGATGAATCAAGAGTTCGCCAGGAGGTGGCCCGGACGCTGGCCGAAGATTTGGGCGATATGCTTAGTCTGGCTATTAGACCCGTTGTACTGGTTTTTATCATTACCGCCTTTACCTACGTACTGATGGAGCAGGGTATCATGAGTTGGTTACCGACCTTCAACAGTAAGATTCTGAATCTGCCTACCTCACTCAGTATCCAGATGGCGAGTATTCTGGCCGCTTCAACGGCAGCTGGACGTTTTTTGGCGGGTGTGATGCTAAGTCGCGTTTCTTGGTACTGGCTGCTCATCAGTTGCCTGGTCGGAGCGGCCGGACTAGTCCTGCTTGCTTTACCGCTGGCCACCGATGTCAATGGACGAACCATCACGGGCTGGGGCGATGCCCCTATAGCTGCTTTTATTTTTCCCCTGATTGGTCTGCTCATCGCACCTATCTATCCGGCCATTAATTCCGCCATTTTGAGTAGCTTGCCACTCCGGCAGCATGGACCAATGGCGGGTTTGATTGTTATTTTCTCGGCTCTTGGCGGAACCACAGGCTCTATCATTACTGGTCATGTGTTTGAAGCTTATGGCGGTCAAACGGCCTTCTATTTCTCGCTGGTTCCAATTGGTCTGTTGCTGGTACTCATTACGGTATTCAGCCGGATGCAAAAGAAAACAGGGTACGAGGTAAAACAGACGGCAGGTATGGCAGGACATTAG